The proteins below are encoded in one region of Bacilli bacterium:
- the radA gene encoding DNA repair protein RadA, whose product MAKVQTRFYCQECGYEAAKWLGKCPGCQSWNSMVEETVASGKQHDAHVSIAGGGRERPAPITDIKSGEEARIVTGIGELDRVLGGGIVPGSLILVGGDPGIGKSTLLLQTSHSLARQQLKVLYISGEESVRQLKLRADRLGSLSPEIFVLCETNLEQIEAAVADVKPDFLVVDSIQTVYHPLIASAPGSVAQVRECTGKLLRIAKVSGIATVVVGHVTKEGAIAGPRLLEHMVDCVLYFEGERHQSYRMLRAVKNRFGSTNEIGVFEMKEAGLSEVANPSEWFLAERPKGASGSIVVASMEGTRPILVELQALVATTNFAAPRRMATGVDYNRMSLIIAVLEKRMGMVLQNQDTFMNVAGGVKLDEPAVDLAIAVSIASSFRDKPTQANDVVFGEIGLTGEVRAVSRAEQRVKEAEKLGFKRVIMPKKSLQGFKPPQGIEAIGVQTVAEALGAAFG is encoded by the coding sequence ATGGCCAAGGTTCAAACCAGATTTTATTGCCAGGAATGCGGGTATGAAGCGGCAAAGTGGCTGGGGAAATGCCCGGGATGCCAATCCTGGAACAGCATGGTTGAAGAAACCGTCGCTTCCGGCAAGCAACATGATGCGCATGTGTCCATAGCCGGCGGCGGGAGAGAACGTCCTGCGCCCATAACGGATATAAAAAGCGGCGAGGAAGCAAGAATTGTCACCGGCATCGGCGAACTGGACCGGGTATTGGGCGGCGGCATTGTTCCGGGCTCGCTCATTCTGGTAGGCGGCGATCCGGGGATCGGGAAGTCGACGCTGCTTTTGCAAACTTCCCATTCGCTGGCTAGGCAACAGTTGAAAGTTTTGTACATATCGGGCGAAGAATCCGTCCGGCAGTTGAAATTGCGCGCCGACCGCCTCGGCTCTTTATCGCCGGAAATTTTTGTGCTGTGCGAAACGAATTTGGAGCAAATCGAAGCGGCTGTTGCGGACGTCAAGCCGGATTTTCTTGTCGTTGACTCGATCCAGACGGTCTATCATCCGCTTATCGCTTCCGCTCCCGGCAGTGTCGCGCAAGTGCGGGAATGTACCGGCAAACTGCTGCGTATCGCCAAAGTAAGCGGCATTGCCACGGTTGTTGTCGGGCATGTGACGAAAGAAGGCGCGATCGCCGGACCGCGGCTGCTCGAGCACATGGTCGATTGCGTGCTGTATTTCGAAGGCGAACGGCACCAGAGCTATCGGATGCTGCGCGCGGTGAAGAACCGTTTCGGGTCGACAAACGAGATTGGCGTTTTCGAAATGAAGGAAGCGGGATTAAGCGAAGTCGCCAACCCTTCCGAATGGTTTTTGGCGGAACGCCCGAAAGGCGCGTCCGGTTCAATTGTGGTTGCCAGCATGGAAGGGACCCGCCCGATTTTGGTGGAATTGCAGGCGCTGGTGGCGACGACCAATTTTGCCGCGCCGCGCCGCATGGCGACAGGTGTGGATTATAACCGCATGTCGCTCATCATTGCCGTATTGGAAAAGCGGATGGGCATGGTGCTGCAAAATCAGGATACGTTTATGAATGTCGCCGGGGGAGTCAAATTGGATGAGCCGGCGGTCGATTTGGCAATCGCCGTCAGCATCGCCTCCAGCTTCCGCGACAAACCGACACAGGCCAATGATGTGGTTTTTGGCGAAATCGGCTTGACCGGGGAAGTGCGGGCGGTTTCGCGCGCGGAGCAAAGAGTGAAAGAAGCGGAAAAGCTTGGCTTTAAGCGGGTAATTATGCCAAAGAAAAGTTTGCAAGGGTTCAAACCTCCGCAAGGCATTGAAGCAATCGGCGTACAAACGGTTGCCGAAGCGCTTGGGGCGGCGTTTGGCTGA